CCAGGTAATGAGGCACCTCCCAGCCGCCCCCCACACAGGGCACTCCCCCAAGACTGAcctggcttcccctctccccttggcCAGTCGAGGAGGAGGACGCAGACTTCTGGAACCGCCAGGCGGCGCAGGCCCTGGACACTGCTAAGAAGCTGGAGCCCATCCAGACGGCTGCTAAGAACCTCATTCTCTTCTTGGGGGACGGTGAGTGTGCAGGGCCTGCCCGTGCTCTGTGGCTCTCGCAGCCCTGGCACCCAAGGCTGCCCATGGACACAGGCCGACCCTGCGGACTCAGGCCTGACGAGGTATGCTCCTTCAGGGATGGGGGTGCCCACAGTGACAGCCACTCGGATCCTAAAAGGGCAACTTAATGACAAACTGGGACCTGAGACACCCCTGGCCATGGACCACTTTCCGTACCTGGCTCTGTCCAAGGTAAGGGCTGGATGGCCTCAGGGCGCTCCCcaccagaggggtgggggtggggctcggGAGGGCGGCAGAAGGGTTGGAGCCCGAAATGGCGGCACCAGGGCAGTGAGGATGGTCAGGATCTTGGGCGTCTGACGGTGTCATGGGGGAGCTGAGGGTGTCTCTGTCCCCAGACATACAACGTGGACAGACAGGTGCCAGACAGCGCAGCGACAGCCACGGCCTACCTGTGCGGGGTCAAGGCCAACTACCAGACCATTGGTGTGAGCGCAGCTGCCCGCTGGAACCAGTGCAACACGACACGTGGCAATGAGGTCACTTCCGTGATGAACCGGGCCAAGAAAGCAGGTGGGCTTGGGGCCAGCTTcatgggcagaggcaggattaGAGACCTCAGGGGCTCACCCTGACCTCTACCACCCTCAGGGAAGTCGGTGGGGGTGGTGACCACCACGAGAGTGCAGCACGCCTCGCCGGCTGGCACCTATGCACACGTAGTGAACCGCAACTGGTACTCGGACGCCGACATGCCTGCCAAGGCGCGGGAGGAGGGATGCCAGGACATCGCCCAGCAGCTCATCTCCAACATGGACATTGATGTGGGATAtgaagggcggggggggggtgcccacACTGGCCACAGTCCCGGGCAACTGACAGCCTGAGCTCTGGGGCCTGGCAGGGTCCCCAGGGGCTTGGGGAAGGGGATGGTGGTGGAGAAGGTACAGCAGGGGTCCAGCCATACCCGCAGACCTGGTAGGGGAGCTAGGGGCTGTCTGAGAAGGGAGCAAAGGGCCAGGGAGGCCCCAAGCCCACCTGACTAATCCTTTGGCTACAGGTGATCCTGGGTGGAGGCCGAAAGTACATGTTCCCCCAGGGGACTCCAGACCCTGAGTATCCAAGTGACGCTGGACAGGATGGAGTCAGGTTGGATGGGCGGAACCTGGTGCAGGAGTGGCAGGCCAAGTACCAGGTGATGGGGGTCCGCAGGCACAAGGGGCACAGCAGGGACAAGGATCAGAGGGCTATGGACTGAGGCTCGGTTCCGCCCCTTCCAGGGTGCCCGGTATGTGTGGAATCGCACGGCGCTCATTGAGGCATCCCAGGACCCCTCTGTAACACACCTCATGGGTAATGACCGCAGACCCCCCGACACATGCTTTCCTGCCCTGGCCTCCCAGGTCCTCAGAAAGCCAAGCAGATACACAGATGTTCAGGCCActgaccctccccactcccccagtcACCACTGGCCCCCTTTCCCACAGGCCTCTTTGAGCCAGGAGACACCAAGTATGAAGTCCGCCGAGACACCACCCAGGACCCGTCCCTGATGGAGATGACAGAGGTGGCCGTGCGCCTGCTGAGCCGGAACCCCCGTGGTTTCTACCTCTTCGTGGAGGGTGAGTGGCAGCCCCTTGCCAGGCAGAGGAGTGGGAATGGGCAGGGCGGATGAGCATTGTCCACCTTCCACATGCCCTGCTTGCAGGAGGCCGCATCGACCACGGTCATCACGACGGCACGGCTTATCTGGCCCTGACGGAGGCTGTCATGTTCGATTCTGCCATCGACAAGGCCAGCCAGATCACAAGTGAGAAGGACACACTGACTCTTGTCACCGCTGACCACTCTCATGTCTTCTCTTTTGGTGGCTACACACTGCGAGGGAGCTCCATTTTCGGTAGGCAGGGAGCTCCATTTGTGGTAGCAGGTGCTGTTTCTCAAATTATATGGCAGAAATGGCTCGAAGTCTGTTTCCTCAACTGTCAAATGGGGTCACTGCCTTGTGGAGTGCCTGTGAGGACTGGGCCAGCACGTAGGCAATCTGGGCTGGGCACGCAGGGGGCCCCCTCGCTGTGGTCGGTGTGCTCACCAGGTCCCTCCTCCCCGCAGGACTGGCCCCCAGCATAGCCCAAGACAACAAGACCTACACCTCTATCCTTTACGGCAACGGCCCCGGCGGCAGCTTCGCGCTCTTAGGGATCTCCCGGCCCAACGTCAGCGACAGCCAGAGCCGTGAGCGCCGCGGGTGGGCGGGACGGTCGGCgcgtggggggggaggggagcgcgGTGGCgaactggagggagggggaggccgCCCGNNNNNNNNNNNNNNNNNNNNNNNNNNNNNNNNNNNNNNNNNNNNNNNNNNNNNNNNNNNNNNNNNNNNNNNNNNNNNNNNNNNNNNNNNNNNNNNNNNNNNNNNNNNNNNNNNNNNNNNNNNNNNNNNNNNNNNNNNNNNNNNNNNNNNNNNNNNNNNNNNNNNNNNNNNNNNNNNNNNNNNNNNNNNNNNNNNNNNNNNNNNNNNNNNNNNNNNNNNNNNNNNNNNNNNNNNNNNNNNNNNNNNNNNNNNNNNNNNNNNNNNNNNNNNNNNNNNNNNNNNNNcccgccccccacctccagccccaggccccgcccggccctgcctccagccctaggccccgcccccaccctggaGCCATCAACCTACCCCCAACCCGCACCCCCGGCCAGCgtggtcccctcccccagaccttCACCCCGATGGCTCGGGCCGCCGGGAGCCCTGCGGGCTGCGGTGGCAGCTTTCCGGGGCAGCCACGGTCCCCCGTGGGCTGTTTtcgactccccacccccaacgtCAGCGCCCGGGTAAGGACtcggggccgggggggggggggggggggggNgggggggggggcggtgtgtTCCCGACCACCAGGCCCTGCCGGAGGACCACGCGGGCACCATGCTAGAGGCGTCCCCCACAGGGCCACGACTCGCCCGGACCACGCAGCACACATGTTTCTTGGCCTCAGTCTTCACAGCACCTTGGGGACCCAAGGCCTCGGGCATGTCAGGGTGCCCAGAAAAGGGTGGGCTTCCTGTCACCCCGCGTCCGGCCCTGCAGGCACCTTGCTGGCTAAGGAGGCTGCTGGGGCCAGGGTGCGGTACCATCCACCCTGGGCTCCTCCGGGGGCCCAGCGGTACTATTACACAGAGAGGAGATGCTGACACAGAATGGAGAGACTTGTCCCAAGTCACTTAGCTACTGATGTTCACCCCCCACTGCCCATTCCAGCCTGGGAGACCCAAGGAGCATGCAAAGCAGGCAGCCCTAGAGCAACCCTTGCCCCCTGCAGGAGGCCATCTGGGTGCTGGGCACAGATCTGTGAAGAGAGGAgattccctctcctcccagggccTCTATTCTACCGAGAGAGACAAAGCAATAATCAAATAAACTGTTATGCAGTGTAATGCCAGTAGTGATatgttctagaaagaaaaattgttagTATGTGGGAGCACAGAAATATGTGAATGAGGGGATGGGGTGGATAATTCAGAtcaggaggtcagggaggggCTGCCTGAGGAGCAGACAGTGGGGTGAAGACAAGGAAGTGAGGACTTGAGTAATGCAGGAGGAGCAgccatgcaaaggccctgaggcagcaatCAGCAAGTGCTATTCCAGGCCTATAGCTGGAtcagagttggggtgggggaggggagggggtaaccTGAGACCTAAGGAAGGATGGGAGTAGGTGGGTGAGGAGTTTGAACTTTATCCAAAGTGTGGTATGTGATTGGAAGCCTTCGAGCAGTGGCATAACATGACCTGACTGTTAGAAAATAGCACTCTGATTATTTTAGGgataagagttttgttttgttttgttttgttttgttttgttttgttttgttttgttttgtttgtggga
This window of the Ailuropoda melanoleuca isolate Jingjing chromosome 2, ASM200744v2, whole genome shotgun sequence genome carries:
- the ALPI gene encoding intestinal-type alkaline phosphatase, whose amino-acid sequence is MARMLLLLLLGLRPQLVLGIIPVEEEDADFWNRQAAQALDTAKKLEPIQTAAKNLILFLGDGMGVPTVTATRILKGQLNDKLGPETPLAMDHFPYLALSKTYNVDRQVPDSAATATAYLCGVKANYQTIGVSAAARWNQCNTTRGNEVTSVMNRAKKAGKSVGVVTTTRVQHASPAGTYAHVVNRNWYSDADMPAKAREEGCQDIAQQLISNMDIDVILGGGRKYMFPQGTPDPEYPSDAGQDGVRLDGRNLVQEWQAKYQGARYVWNRTALIEASQDPSVTHLMGLFEPGDTKYEVRRDTTQDPSLMEMTEVAVRLLSRNPRGFYLFVEGGRIDHGHHDGTAYLALTEAVMFDSAIDKASQITSEKDTLTLVTADHSHVFSFGGYTLRGSSIFGLAPSIAQDNKTYTSILYGNGPGGSFALLGISRPNVSDSQSRERRGWAGRSARTLLAKEAAGARVRYHPPWAPPGAQRYYYTERRC